The Nocardioides salarius genome includes a region encoding these proteins:
- a CDS encoding LLM class flavin-dependent oxidoreductase, with translation MKKIGFLSFGHWNPSPQSQARTASDVLLQSIDLAVAAEELGVDGAYFRVHHFARQLASPFPLLAAAGARTSRIELGTGVIDMRYENPLYMAEDAGAADLIAGGRLQLGISRGSPEQVVEGYKYFGHDPGEGGDHAEMAREHTRRFLRAIDGDRFAEPNPRPMFPNPPGLLGIEPQSPGLRERIWWGAGTRQTAVWTAEQGMHLMSSTLLTEDTGVPFHQLQAEQIQMYRDAWTAAGHQREPRVSVSRSIFPIVNGTDRAYFGVAGGGGDQVGHIDGGVARFGKTYAGEPDQLVEELAADEAIAAADTLLLTVPNQLGVDYNAHLLDSLVRYVAPELGWR, from the coding sequence ATGAAGAAGATCGGCTTCCTGTCCTTCGGCCACTGGAACCCCTCGCCGCAGTCGCAGGCGCGCACCGCCTCCGACGTGCTGCTGCAGTCCATCGACCTCGCGGTCGCGGCCGAGGAGCTCGGCGTCGACGGCGCGTACTTCCGCGTGCACCACTTCGCCCGCCAGCTCGCCTCGCCGTTCCCGCTGCTCGCGGCGGCCGGCGCGAGGACGAGCCGGATCGAGCTCGGCACCGGCGTGATCGACATGCGCTACGAGAACCCCCTCTACATGGCCGAGGACGCCGGGGCCGCCGACCTGATCGCCGGCGGCAGGCTGCAGCTCGGCATCAGCCGCGGCTCACCGGAGCAGGTCGTCGAGGGCTACAAGTACTTCGGCCACGACCCCGGCGAGGGCGGCGACCACGCCGAGATGGCGCGCGAGCACACCCGGCGGTTCCTCCGGGCGATCGACGGGGACCGGTTCGCCGAGCCCAACCCACGACCGATGTTCCCCAACCCGCCCGGCCTGCTCGGCATCGAGCCGCAGTCGCCGGGCCTGCGCGAGCGGATCTGGTGGGGCGCCGGCACCCGCCAGACCGCCGTCTGGACCGCCGAGCAGGGCATGCACCTGATGAGCTCGACCCTGCTCACCGAGGACACCGGCGTGCCGTTCCACCAGCTGCAGGCCGAGCAGATCCAGATGTACCGGGACGCGTGGACCGCCGCCGGCCACCAGCGCGAGCCCCGCGTCTCGGTCAGCCGCAGCATCTTCCCGATCGTCAACGGCACCGACCGCGCCTACTTCGGCGTGGCCGGCGGGGGAGGGGACCAGGTCGGCCACATCGACGGTGGCGTGGCCCGCTTCGGCAAGACGTACGCCGGCGAGCCCGACCAGCTCGTCGAGGAGCTCGCCGCCGACGAGGCGATCGCCGCCGCCGACACGCTGCTGCTGACCGTGCCCAACCAGCTCGGCGTCGACTACAACGCGCACCTGCTCGACAGCCTCGTCAGGTACGTCGCGCCCGAGCTCGGGTGGCGCTGA
- the carB gene encoding carbamoyl-phosphate synthase large subunit: MPKREDIKSVMVIGSGPIVIGQACEFDYSGTQACRVLKEEGLRVVLVNSNPATIMTDPEFADATYVEPITPEFVEKVIAKERPDALLATLGGQTALNAAMALDKAGVLEKYGVELIGASIEAIDRGENRQVFKKIVESLGGESARSAICHSMDDCLGAVGDLGYPVVVRPSFTMGGAGSGMAYDETDLRRIAGAGLAASPTTEVLLEESILGWKEYELEVMRDTADNVVIICSIENLDPMGVHTGDSITVAPAMTLTDREYQHMRDMAIGIIREVGVDTGGCNIQYAVNPRDGRLVVIEMNPRVSRSSALASKATGYPIAKIAAKVAIGYTLDEIPNDITVRADGTSTPAAFEPTLDYVVVKVPRFAFEKFPGADPTLTTHMKSVGEAMAIGRSFTEALQKALRSLESKDAVFDWEKEFVDLDKPALLEAVRTPHDGRLRKVMDAIRAGASAEEVFEATGIDPWFVDQLALINEVAVEVTNAPELTPGLLRRAKRHGFSDHQIGKIRGMSADVVRGVRHALGIRPVYKTVDTCAAEFAAATPYHYSAYDEESEVAPREREAVIILGSGPNRIGQGIEFDYSCVHASLALSEAGYETVMVNCNPETVSTDYDTSDRLYFEPLTLEDVLEVVHAEMAAGPVVGVICQLGGQTPLGLAQGLARNGVPIVGTSPDAIDLAEERGAFGRVLAEAGLVAPKHGTATSYVEAQRIAAEIGYPVLVRPSYVLGGRGMEIVYGDESLEVYLEKYVAAGLISHEAPVLVDRFLDDAVEIDVDAIFDGEEVFLGGVMEHIEEAGIHSGDSSCALPPITLGELEIGRIREATEAIARGVGVRGLLNIQFALGSDILYVLEANPRASRTVPFVSKATATPLAKAAARVMLGESIADLRRVGLLPPTGDGGTLPADQPIAVKEAVMPFNRFRTADGSQVDTVLGPEMKSTGEVMGFDRDFGTAFAKGQAAAFGPLPTSGKVFVSMANRDKRSMIFPVKVLADMGFEILATQGTAEVLRRNGVAATVVRKHYEGPGPAGEKTTVQLIHDGEIQLIVNTPYGAGGGGHARLDGYEIRTAAVMANVPCLTTVQGLGAAVQGIEAMRRGDIGVRSLQDWAAALRATRS, encoded by the coding sequence ATGCCCAAGCGCGAGGACATCAAGAGCGTCATGGTCATCGGCTCCGGGCCGATCGTCATCGGCCAGGCCTGCGAGTTCGACTACTCCGGCACCCAGGCCTGCCGGGTGCTCAAGGAGGAGGGCCTGCGGGTCGTCCTGGTCAACTCCAACCCGGCCACGATCATGACCGACCCCGAGTTCGCCGACGCGACGTACGTCGAGCCGATCACCCCCGAGTTCGTCGAGAAGGTGATCGCCAAGGAGCGCCCCGACGCGCTGCTGGCCACCCTCGGCGGCCAGACCGCGCTCAACGCGGCGATGGCCCTCGACAAGGCCGGGGTGCTCGAGAAGTACGGCGTCGAGCTGATCGGCGCCTCGATCGAGGCCATCGACCGCGGCGAGAACCGCCAGGTCTTCAAGAAGATCGTCGAGAGCCTGGGCGGCGAGTCGGCCCGCTCGGCGATCTGCCACAGCATGGACGACTGCCTCGGCGCCGTGGGTGACCTGGGCTACCCCGTCGTCGTGCGGCCCTCCTTCACCATGGGCGGCGCCGGCTCGGGCATGGCCTACGACGAGACCGACCTGCGCCGCATCGCCGGCGCCGGCCTGGCCGCCAGCCCGACCACCGAGGTGCTCCTCGAGGAGTCGATCCTCGGCTGGAAGGAGTACGAGCTCGAGGTGATGCGCGACACCGCCGACAACGTGGTGATCATCTGCTCCATCGAGAACCTCGACCCGATGGGCGTGCACACCGGCGACTCGATCACCGTCGCCCCGGCGATGACGCTGACGGACCGCGAGTACCAGCACATGCGCGACATGGCGATCGGCATCATCCGCGAGGTCGGCGTCGACACCGGCGGCTGCAACATCCAGTACGCCGTCAACCCCCGCGACGGGCGCCTGGTCGTCATCGAGATGAACCCGCGGGTCAGCCGCTCCAGCGCGCTGGCCTCGAAGGCGACCGGCTACCCGATCGCCAAGATCGCCGCGAAGGTGGCCATCGGCTACACCCTCGACGAGATCCCCAACGACATCACCGTGCGCGCCGACGGCACCAGCACCCCGGCGGCCTTCGAGCCCACCCTCGACTACGTCGTGGTCAAGGTGCCGCGCTTCGCCTTCGAGAAGTTCCCCGGCGCCGACCCCACGCTCACCACCCACATGAAGTCGGTGGGCGAGGCGATGGCGATCGGGCGCAGCTTCACCGAGGCGCTGCAGAAGGCGCTGCGCAGCCTGGAGTCCAAGGACGCCGTCTTCGACTGGGAGAAGGAGTTCGTCGACCTCGACAAGCCCGCCCTGCTCGAGGCCGTGCGCACCCCCCACGACGGGCGCCTGCGCAAGGTGATGGACGCGATCCGCGCCGGGGCCAGCGCCGAGGAGGTCTTCGAGGCCACCGGCATCGACCCGTGGTTCGTCGACCAGCTCGCCCTCATCAACGAGGTCGCCGTCGAGGTCACCAACGCCCCCGAGCTGACCCCGGGGCTGCTGCGCCGGGCCAAGCGGCACGGCTTCTCCGACCACCAGATCGGCAAGATCCGCGGGATGAGCGCCGACGTGGTGCGCGGGGTTCGCCACGCGCTGGGCATCCGCCCGGTCTACAAGACCGTCGACACCTGCGCGGCCGAGTTCGCCGCGGCCACGCCCTACCACTACTCGGCCTACGACGAGGAGAGCGAGGTGGCCCCGCGCGAGCGGGAGGCGGTGATCATCCTCGGTTCCGGGCCCAACCGGATCGGCCAGGGCATCGAGTTCGACTACTCGTGCGTGCACGCCTCGCTGGCGCTGTCCGAGGCCGGCTACGAGACCGTGATGGTCAACTGCAACCCCGAGACCGTCTCGACCGACTACGACACCTCCGACCGGCTCTACTTCGAGCCGCTGACCCTCGAGGACGTCCTCGAGGTGGTGCACGCCGAGATGGCCGCCGGCCCGGTCGTCGGCGTGATCTGCCAGCTCGGCGGCCAGACCCCGCTCGGGCTGGCCCAGGGCCTGGCCCGCAACGGGGTCCCGATCGTGGGCACCAGCCCCGACGCCATCGACCTCGCCGAGGAGCGCGGCGCCTTCGGGCGGGTGCTGGCCGAGGCGGGCCTGGTCGCGCCCAAGCACGGCACCGCGACGTCGTACGTCGAGGCGCAGCGCATCGCCGCCGAGATCGGCTACCCGGTGCTGGTGCGGCCCTCCTACGTGCTCGGCGGGCGCGGCATGGAGATCGTCTACGGCGACGAGTCGCTCGAGGTCTACCTCGAGAAGTACGTCGCCGCCGGCCTGATCAGCCACGAGGCGCCGGTGCTGGTCGACCGCTTCCTCGACGACGCCGTCGAGATCGACGTCGACGCCATCTTCGACGGCGAGGAGGTCTTCCTCGGCGGGGTGATGGAGCACATCGAGGAGGCCGGCATCCACTCCGGCGACTCCTCCTGCGCGCTGCCCCCGATCACCCTGGGCGAGCTCGAGATCGGGCGCATCCGCGAGGCGACCGAGGCGATCGCGCGCGGCGTGGGCGTGCGCGGGCTGCTCAACATCCAGTTCGCGCTGGGCTCCGACATCCTCTACGTGCTCGAGGCCAACCCGCGTGCCAGCCGCACCGTCCCCTTCGTCTCCAAGGCGACCGCGACCCCGCTGGCCAAGGCGGCCGCGCGGGTGATGCTCGGCGAGAGCATCGCCGACCTGCGCCGGGTCGGGCTGCTCCCGCCCACCGGCGACGGCGGCACGCTGCCGGCCGACCAGCCGATCGCGGTCAAGGAGGCGGTGATGCCCTTCAACCGCTTCCGCACCGCCGACGGCTCGCAGGTCGACACCGTGCTCGGCCCCGAGATGAAGTCGACCGGCGAGGTGATGGGCTTCGACCGCGACTTCGGCACCGCCTTCGCCAAGGGCCAGGCGGCCGCCTTCGGGCCGCTGCCGACCAGCGGCAAGGTGTTCGTCTCGATGGCCAACCGCGACAAGCGCTCGATGATCTTCCCGGTCAAGGTGCTGGCCGACATGGGCTTCGAGATCCTCGCGACCCAGGGCACCGCCGAGGTGCTGCGGCGCAACGGCGTGGCCGCCACCGTGGTGCGCAAGCACTACGAGGGCCCCGGCCCGGCCGGCGAGAAGACCACGGTGCAGCTCATCCACGACGGCGAGATCCAGCTGATCGTCAACACGCCGTACGGCGCCGGCGGCGGCGGGCACGCCCGTCTCGACGGCTACGAGATCCGCACCGCGGCGGTGATGGCCAACGTGCCCTGCCTGACCACGGTGCAGGGCCTCGGCGCGGCGGTGCAGGGCATCGAGGCGATGCGGCGCGGCGACATCGGCGTGCGCTCGCTGCAGGACTGGGCGGCAGCGCTGAGGGCCACCCGCTCGTGA
- a CDS encoding AlbA family DNA-binding domain-containing protein: MIRREDVEQLLAVGNESRSFEVKGPGSLKEKPFVAKVARAVMAMGNRRDGGVVCVGVDEPQMKEMQPGLDDDQASEWADYDNVAAALAKYSDPAVVFELAGYALSSGANVVVLDVAEFDVVPHVCKKTFPEVLQDGMTYVRPRGKPESVPVPNSAEMRALLDLATAKGVREWVRVGTLAGVPLTETKSQEQLDEEEYTKERTTAWAEPSPVVAGLLEIGYFDVAVRPTTYSSGRILPVDLESFVTDNTVRLRGWPLPFVDYRAPRFRKGTMVGQDLEASGVPHHEAWRMWGSGQFLQRRALASDLRDHSDLLPADPSATGAVAVWDVLLYLVEVAEFGARMSTYLEGPPITFDVGVSGVSGRELISGDHRRQLYGPYISPLDTLETHQSVASARLLTEPRQVGVELAQDLLKQFGLNVPDQVLFDYQAQILDPS, encoded by the coding sequence GTGATTCGCCGCGAGGACGTCGAGCAGCTGCTCGCGGTTGGCAACGAGTCGCGATCCTTCGAGGTAAAGGGTCCTGGAAGCCTGAAGGAGAAGCCGTTCGTCGCGAAGGTTGCCCGAGCGGTGATGGCCATGGGTAATCGTCGAGACGGCGGGGTGGTGTGCGTCGGGGTCGACGAGCCGCAGATGAAGGAAATGCAGCCGGGCCTCGACGATGACCAAGCGTCGGAATGGGCTGACTACGACAACGTCGCTGCTGCACTTGCGAAGTACTCCGACCCGGCAGTCGTCTTCGAGCTGGCGGGGTACGCGTTGTCTAGTGGTGCGAACGTTGTTGTTCTTGACGTCGCCGAGTTCGACGTAGTCCCGCATGTCTGCAAGAAGACGTTCCCCGAGGTTCTTCAGGACGGGATGACCTACGTGAGGCCCCGCGGGAAACCGGAGTCAGTCCCGGTGCCCAACTCCGCCGAGATGCGGGCGCTTCTCGATCTCGCCACAGCGAAGGGCGTACGCGAGTGGGTGCGAGTCGGAACCCTCGCCGGCGTTCCGCTGACGGAGACGAAGTCTCAAGAACAGCTGGACGAGGAGGAGTACACGAAGGAACGCACTACGGCATGGGCAGAACCTTCGCCTGTCGTCGCCGGCCTCCTCGAGATCGGCTACTTCGATGTCGCCGTCCGACCGACGACTTACTCATCGGGCCGAATCTTGCCCGTCGACTTAGAGTCGTTCGTTACGGACAACACGGTTCGCCTGCGTGGGTGGCCACTGCCGTTCGTGGACTACAGGGCTCCCCGCTTCCGGAAGGGGACGATGGTCGGGCAGGACCTCGAGGCGTCCGGGGTGCCGCATCACGAGGCGTGGCGCATGTGGGGCAGCGGCCAGTTCCTTCAGCGCCGAGCGCTTGCATCTGACCTGAGGGACCACAGCGACCTTCTCCCGGCGGACCCGAGTGCAACTGGCGCCGTCGCCGTGTGGGACGTGCTTCTCTACCTGGTTGAGGTCGCTGAGTTCGGCGCCCGAATGTCGACCTACCTCGAGGGACCCCCGATCACTTTCGACGTCGGCGTGAGCGGAGTCAGCGGACGCGAACTGATCTCCGGTGATCATCGCCGCCAGCTCTACGGGCCCTACATCAGCCCCCTCGACACACTGGAAACTCACCAGTCGGTCGCGAGCGCTCGACTCCTGACCGAGCCGCGGCAGGTCGGCGTTGAACTCGCCCAAGACCTGCTCAAGCAGTTCGGACTGAACGTTCCGGATCAGGTGCTGTTCGACTACCAGGCGCAGATCCTCGACCCCAGTTAG
- a CDS encoding helix-turn-helix transcriptional regulator, translating to MADLVLRPDEQSALGVLAAAEPVPGDPMPSRAALEALAVLVPADLLGVDLVDVRGRLVACRHVGGGWAPPRALEETGGEDGPPYLGLMHWSQHPQAAAACEAMPGTDAVSIGFRVGSDHVSQVSLDRRQRTFSERDLGVLRLVSPMLQRLLRERPTPRLPASVTVQERRVLMHVATGASNAEIAQAMFIAPSTVRKHLEHVYAKLGVHTRLEALAVLRGSDEPDLDLLERVQRYA from the coding sequence ATGGCCGACCTGGTCCTACGGCCCGATGAGCAGTCCGCACTGGGCGTCCTGGCCGCCGCCGAGCCCGTGCCGGGCGACCCGATGCCCTCGCGGGCGGCGCTGGAGGCCCTGGCCGTGCTGGTGCCGGCGGACCTCCTGGGGGTCGACCTCGTCGACGTCCGGGGTCGGCTGGTGGCCTGTCGCCACGTTGGCGGCGGCTGGGCGCCGCCGCGGGCCCTCGAGGAGACCGGTGGGGAGGACGGACCGCCCTACCTGGGGCTCATGCACTGGTCGCAGCACCCGCAGGCCGCGGCCGCCTGCGAGGCCATGCCGGGGACCGACGCCGTCTCGATCGGCTTCCGGGTCGGGAGCGACCACGTCAGCCAGGTGTCCCTGGACCGGCGTCAGCGCACCTTCTCGGAGCGCGACCTGGGGGTCCTCCGGCTGGTGTCGCCGATGCTGCAGCGGCTGCTGCGCGAACGCCCGACGCCCCGCCTGCCCGCATCGGTCACCGTGCAGGAGCGGCGGGTGCTGATGCACGTCGCGACCGGGGCCTCGAACGCCGAGATCGCCCAGGCGATGTTCATCGCGCCGAGCACCGTGCGCAAGCACCTCGAGCACGTCTACGCCAAGCTCGGCGTGCACACCCGTCTGGAGGCGTTGGCCGTCCTGCGCGGCAGCGACGAGCCCGACCTCGACCTGCTCGAGCGGGTGCAGAGATACGCCTGA
- a CDS encoding zinc finger domain-containing protein yields MEQDEKRKTLRCWVGAHRWVTRTNAGARWHECARCGRYSKKVRVAPRYPPGGTGASAGGL; encoded by the coding sequence ATGGAGCAGGACGAGAAGAGGAAGACCCTGCGCTGCTGGGTCGGCGCCCACCGCTGGGTGACCCGCACCAACGCCGGGGCCCGGTGGCACGAGTGCGCCCGGTGCGGCAGGTACAGCAAGAAGGTGAGGGTGGCCCCCCGCTACCCGCCCGGAGGGACAGGGGCCAGCGCCGGCGGCCTCTAG
- a CDS encoding transposase, protein MAAPRKYPEELRERAIRMAVDLRRDPATRTGALKRVGDQLGINPETLRNWVSQAEVDEGHRPGVSSTEAQRIAELEREVKELRRANEILRTASAFFAAAELDRKLK, encoded by the coding sequence ATGGCAGCACCGAGGAAGTATCCCGAGGAGCTTCGGGAGCGGGCAATCAGGATGGCGGTCGACCTGCGGCGTGACCCGGCGACCAGGACCGGCGCACTGAAGCGGGTCGGCGATCAGCTGGGGATCAATCCCGAGACGTTGCGCAACTGGGTCTCCCAGGCCGAGGTCGACGAGGGCCACCGTCCCGGCGTCAGCAGCACCGAGGCGCAGCGCATCGCCGAGCTCGAGCGTGAGGTCAAGGAGCTACGGCGAGCCAACGAGATCTTGCGGACGGCCTCGGCTTTTTTCGCCGCGGCGGAGCTCGACCGCAAGCTGAAGTGA
- a CDS encoding IS3 family transposase, whose amino-acid sequence MFTRVAPSTYYAAKSRPPSARAVADAQRLEVIRQVHADNYGVYGVRKMHAELNRRGHRVARCTVHRLMRGEGLRGISRAKGPRTTIPGTGPDARPDLLDRDFRAPAPNRVWVADIERHEALLNRVGVRDHHRRAVAAAR is encoded by the coding sequence GTGTTCACGAGGGTCGCCCCGAGCACCTACTACGCCGCGAAGTCCCGGCCGCCCTCGGCACGCGCTGTCGCCGACGCGCAGCGCCTGGAGGTGATCCGGCAGGTCCACGCCGACAACTACGGCGTCTACGGGGTCCGCAAGATGCACGCCGAGCTCAACCGGCGCGGTCACCGTGTCGCTAGGTGCACCGTGCACCGGCTGATGCGCGGCGAGGGGCTGCGCGGGATCAGCAGAGCCAAGGGGCCGCGCACCACGATCCCCGGCACCGGGCCGGATGCCCGCCCGGACCTGCTGGACCGCGACTTCAGGGCACCTGCACCGAATCGTGTCTGGGTCGCGGACATCGAGCGCCACGAGGCGCTGCTGAACCGAGTGGGGGTGAGAGACCACCACCGTCGTGCTGTCGCAGCAGCACGGTGA
- a CDS encoding DUF998 domain-containing protein: MLRAHGRRRWQSPGFGHRAAQLGALALLVRPLYIVSEFVVAAATTGGYSFVSDSVSRLGEVGCSVAYCSPRHEVMNGSFIGFGLLLAAGAVLLSRSLGQWVTALLVVSGLSSVATGLAPLDQDAALHATAATPLFVAQPVALVVLGVRLRNERPRLARALLAGGVVTAAAAVAFVLSADGAAAGAVERLALWPVLVGLAAFAWTQLPVGHRQPAAAEGAAGRTAGT; the protein is encoded by the coding sequence GTGCTTCGAGCCCACGGACGACGGCGTTGGCAGTCGCCCGGCTTCGGTCACCGCGCTGCGCAGCTGGGCGCGCTCGCACTGCTCGTGCGGCCGCTCTACATCGTGAGCGAGTTCGTCGTCGCGGCAGCGACGACGGGTGGCTACAGCTTCGTCTCCGACTCGGTCAGCAGGCTGGGGGAGGTGGGCTGCTCGGTGGCGTACTGCTCGCCGCGTCACGAGGTCATGAACGGGTCGTTCATCGGCTTCGGGCTGTTGCTGGCCGCCGGTGCCGTGCTGCTCTCGCGGTCGCTGGGGCAATGGGTCACGGCGTTGCTCGTGGTCTCCGGGTTGAGCTCGGTCGCCACGGGCCTCGCGCCCCTCGACCAGGATGCCGCCCTGCACGCGACCGCCGCGACACCCTTGTTCGTGGCGCAGCCGGTTGCGCTGGTCGTCCTCGGCGTGCGGTTGAGGAACGAGCGACCGCGCCTGGCCAGGGCGCTGCTGGCTGGGGGAGTCGTGACCGCCGCGGCAGCGGTGGCGTTCGTGCTCTCCGCTGACGGGGCCGCGGCGGGTGCCGTCGAGCGCCTCGCCCTGTGGCCGGTGCTGGTCGGGCTGGCCGCGTTCGCCTGGACGCAGCTCCCCGTCGGTCACCGTCAGCCGGCGGCGGCCGAGGGCGCCGCTGGGCGCACAGCTGGCACGTAG
- the carA gene encoding glutamine-hydrolyzing carbamoyl-phosphate synthase small subunit, which produces MPVHAPAPAILVLEDGRTFHGEAYGAPGETFGEAVFNTGMTGYQETLTDPSYHRQVVVMTAPHIGNTGVNDDDPESRRIWVAGYVVRDPARVPSSWRSVRSLDDELREQGVVGISGVDTRALTRHLRERGAMRVGISSTETDPAALLERVRTSGEMTGSELASEVSTTEAYVVPAHGEKRFTVAALDLGIKTMTPHRMAERGVEVHVLPATASLDDVLAVSPDGLFYSNGPGDPAATTHQVEVLQGALAQGVPYFGICFGNQLFGRALGFGTYKLTYGHRGINQPVMDRTTGKVEVTAHNHGFAVDAPLAGSTTTAYGEATVSHVCLNDDVVEGLELRDDQGALRAFSVQYHPEAAAGPHDAAYLFDRFVDLMVSRRSQGDLLNHRTGA; this is translated from the coding sequence GTGCCCGTGCATGCCCCTGCCCCGGCGATCCTCGTGCTCGAGGACGGCCGCACCTTCCACGGCGAGGCGTACGGCGCCCCCGGGGAGACCTTCGGCGAAGCCGTCTTCAACACCGGCATGACCGGCTACCAGGAGACGCTCACCGACCCGTCCTACCACCGCCAGGTGGTCGTGATGACGGCCCCGCACATCGGCAACACCGGGGTCAACGACGACGATCCCGAGTCGCGCCGCATCTGGGTGGCCGGGTACGTCGTGCGCGACCCCGCCCGGGTGCCGAGCAGCTGGCGATCGGTGCGCTCGCTCGACGACGAGCTGCGCGAGCAGGGCGTCGTGGGCATCAGCGGCGTCGACACCCGCGCCCTGACCCGCCACCTGCGCGAGCGCGGCGCGATGCGCGTGGGCATCTCCTCGACCGAGACCGACCCGGCCGCGCTGCTGGAGCGGGTGCGCACCTCCGGCGAGATGACCGGCTCCGAGCTGGCCAGCGAGGTCTCCACGACCGAGGCCTACGTCGTGCCGGCGCACGGCGAGAAGCGCTTCACCGTGGCCGCCCTCGACCTGGGCATCAAGACGATGACCCCGCACCGGATGGCCGAGCGCGGCGTGGAGGTGCACGTGCTGCCCGCCACCGCGAGCCTCGACGACGTGCTCGCCGTCTCGCCCGACGGGCTCTTCTACTCCAACGGCCCCGGTGACCCGGCCGCCACGACCCACCAGGTCGAGGTGCTCCAGGGCGCCCTGGCCCAGGGCGTGCCCTACTTCGGCATCTGCTTCGGCAACCAGCTCTTCGGCCGCGCGCTGGGCTTCGGCACCTACAAGCTCACCTACGGCCACCGCGGCATCAACCAGCCGGTGATGGACCGCACCACCGGCAAGGTCGAGGTCACCGCGCACAACCACGGCTTCGCCGTCGACGCGCCGCTGGCCGGCAGCACCACCACGGCGTACGGCGAGGCCACCGTTAGCCACGTCTGCCTCAACGACGACGTCGTCGAGGGCCTCGAGCTGCGTGACGACCAGGGGGCCCTGAGGGCCTTCTCGGTGCAGTACCACCCGGAGGCGGCCGCCGGCCCGCACGACGCGGCGTACCTCTTCGACCGCTTCGTCGACCTGATGGTTTCGAGACGGTCGCAGGGCGACCTCCTCAACCACCGAACGGGAGCCTGA